From the Candoia aspera isolate rCanAsp1 chromosome 3, rCanAsp1.hap2, whole genome shotgun sequence genome, the window ttttcacaCCCTTAAACAGCTGTTCACGTCCGAACCCatcctgcagcatcctgatcctgacaaaccgtttgtggtgcaggtggacgcttcggatttctcaattggagctctctTAATGCAAAGAGACAATCTCagttaaaaccatgtgcctacctctcccgaaaattttcagagacagaaaggagatggcatgtttgggagaaagaggcttttgcagttaaagctgctttagaaagctGGCATCacctattggagggggctacccacccgttcgaagtttggactgatcataaaaacctggaggcactgactgcctctcataaactgagcccaaaacaaattaggtgggctcaattttttagtcgttttgactttaaactgaaatttatacctggaaaaaccaacttccttgctgatgcgctttcgcgccagcctcaggatgctagtatggtgccagatctagtggccactctctggacagagccccaaatgagtctagcAGCTGTGACttgcagccaaacccgagcgcaacgcacagatgcttcagtttcacctcgtctgcctgttccctcagacttgcaacaacagtttcttcccgaactaaaaactgatacttggttgcaagcaaacctcaacgaggttacttttaagcaagattttgcatggaagcatgatcgtctctatgtacctgagacgttgcgaaaaaccattctgtcacgatcccatgacaGAAcggcggggcattttgggttcggaaagacccttcatctggttagacgccaattctggtggccaacgctccggcgcgacatcaaagaatacgtcaattcctgcccagtgTGTGCTGCGTCCAAAtggaaagtgggaaagccccagggcttgttacaaccagtggctaatccttcccgcccttgggaggaaatctctatggacttcattgttgatttacctcctagccaaagactgtcatttgggtggtcaaagattttttctctaaacaagcccatttcatcccatgtacctccatcccatctgcacaacagctggcccgccttttcattgtacacgtgtacaaaattcacggatgccccacccgcttggtgacggacagaggaacacaattcatatccaggttttggcgggaatttatgaaattactgggtactaaccaagccTTATCAACTgcatcgcatccagagactgacggaaatacggaggcggtcaattctaccctggaacaatatctccgtgcttttgtcaattaccagcaagatgattgggtcgacctcctcccattcgcagaagttgcctacaacaatgctgttcatcaaagcacggGCCAAGTACCATTTCATACCGTTTTTGGCTGTGACTtcgtcccgatcccagaactgcctcagccagcctcccccccatcttcacctgctgattgggctacatgtctggcagctgcctggccaacaatacaacaggcgctTACTGATGCtaaagccacttacaaacgacatgcagattccaaacgatccaactcgccacctttccaagtgggggataaggtgtatctttccaccaaattcatcaagtctacacaaccttcaaaaaagttggcacctaagtttattggcccttttcctattgttgctcaaattaaccctgttaccttcaaattagatttgcctgcaaatcttaaacgcttacaccctgtctttcattgcagcctccttaagtctttccacgaatcagcctgctggcatccacagcctccaccccctgcacctatcatgattgatggtcaacaacactttgaagtccgagaaatccttGATTCCCGACGCTGTCGTTCTGtcttgcaatatctgattcgctggaaacatttccctcatcctgagtgggttgccgcccacgatgttcactctcctatTCTAGTCACTCAGTTCCACGCCGCTTATCCCGATAAGCCTGCTCCATAAGCTCGTTTTTTATTGAAGGGGGACGATATGTcctgttcatcgtttcaatgttctgtatacatcgtaacgtttcgcatgtcactgtTCTAACACGTGTTTGCAGGTtgtaaatttccagccgtgctgggctgtaatcttcttactgcaactgtggaatgtatgtttgggttagtgactctgttcaaggttactttcccaggccgatgtgagtaacggttgctaacacctgggagggggtggttgctaagagggaggaagggcggggttggttttgaagcgagggtttttagtttgtatttggcgtgctttggctcattctcagctttcttcatatttgcatactatcctttcaataaatcagttttattcactaaacactggtgagactgacttcgttgggataaggcaatcattacagcggCCATTACAAGGCACATTGCTTGGGAGATCACAATATCAAATTACTATCTAACTTGGAACAATCACAATACATAATATCGTAACTCCCCTTCCAATGTAGAACCAGTTACATAGGGAAGTGATGGGCTCCCTTCGCTGGATGTGTTCCAAGAAAGGATGGGCAGACATTTAATTGGGATTCCTGCAATGAGGAGGACATTAGGCTCTACAGTATAGCCTAACTAGTCCCTcccaattctatttttttttcaagcctccacagcaatgtttctcaaccttggcaacttttaagatgtgccgacttcaactcccagaattccccagccagcatgctaataATAGTGTCAATTATTGGAAAGACTAATTTCTCTTTTGTTCCTCTTGCTTTACGGGATCACGTACTGCTAGTCCAAATCCATGGCTCACTCTGCAAATTTAGGCTAGTCAGGAGACCGCAAgcatgcagaagagaaaaggctgaatattaatgcaataataaatacctaaataaattaattttagttCCTGTGAGTTGCTTCAGGGCATGAGATGAGAAAGCTGTTTTAACTTTTACTTGTTTTGGTGGTGGATACTCGCTTCCAAATTATTATAACCACTGATTAATTGATAATGTGCCATTAAGAGTCTTTAATTTGTATACCGTCTATGAGCAGATGTTACTTCTACTTTAATAAAAGACAAACAATCCGACCCCCAGATTAAAGGACCTGTGGACTGCTTGCGTGACCCATCAAGTTCCGTGGTTCTATCGGTCTTCGTTTGTTCCTGCCTGAAATTACAACGCGCGCCTTTCTAGGACTCTTCAGCGATCAAGAACGTTTCCCTATCTGAGCTCGATTAGCGGTACTTAGTGGTTCCGGTGTCGCGTTGGCTGTTCATTCCTGCTGGAGATGCGGTGACGGGTCTGCGTTTGGCTCCTAGGGCGGCCGTCATGGCTAACGGTGAGCAGCGGGTCTTCGTCCCGTTCCCTCGCTCTGAAATGGTCTCCTGGCCATCCTCTCTGGGTGATGTTGCGCATCCCCCGCTCGCCGGCCCAGCAACTACTTACGGTCCCGCGAGCGGGGCGGTTCCCTCGGGTCAGGGCCCCAGGCCGCCGTGGGGTTCGCGTGTCAGTCTCCCCTTTCATGCTTCCGCATCCCCCGAAACCAGGAACGGTCCACGCAGTCGGCATTGACTTTCTTCTTCCTGTTCTCCTCTCAGTGTATTCCCTGGACGGGCTCTTGGTCTTCGGCTTGCTCTTCGTTTGCACCTGCGCCTACTTCCGGAAGGTGCCTCGCCTGAAAGCCTGGCTGCTCTCGGAGAAGAGGGGCGTTTGGGGAGTATTTTACAAAGGTAAGAATCTCGCACGGAGCCAAGCATCGACACAATAGCGCAAAGTGGGAAAGCTTTAGACAGGCAGGAGGAAGTTCTGTCGGAGAAGCGTTCAGAGTAGCAGAAGCGAGGCTTCCTGCTTCTTCGGGAGGAAGGGCAAcatacctcccctaaaaatccaaacgcCAATGAAtcaatgaacacaaatgaacgatgaaaacaatacaatgaaactttgggaaaggcaCATTTACTGTGACAATATACAGCTACAAGGTTCCTctctcccctggactctgtcagcacctgtctgcacctccccaagggaggtacacctcaccgtttgggaaaccctggtttagatggAAGATAGTTTGGCACCTAAAATGAACCTGGCTGGCTGGGAGAACTTAATTAAACACCTGTTGTATGTTGCCCTGGTGATTTAGCTTTAAATCTCTTTACGTTTATTTGATAAAGAGAGTGTTGACACTTCAATTTAATTGGAATTGACAGTCATTGCTTATATATAGCAAAGCTTTCATTGAGGATTTTTCAGTTTTAGCACTTGGTGGTAATAAAAGGTGGTACGACAATGTGCTGGTGACTGTCACTTTTTCATTGGTTGACTGGAGGTAAACAAGTTGGGTAGAGGCAGACTTCTATTATATAGTGGTCTCTACTGTGGCTGAAAAGGTGCTGGAAGTGTTACAGAAATATTCTATGTCAGTCGAAAAACCTTGAAGAGCTTCTGTGAGCAGGATGCAGAGAACTTGCTTGAAATGTTAGGTCTAAAGGTTGGAAGTTAGCGAGGTTAGCATGCACTCTTAGTGTACATTGcaagaaagcatttttatttttcttcattctcatAGAATTATGTGAAGTAACGTATGCTCATATTGTTTGAATAATAAATGGATGTTGGCATTTTTCAGCGGCAGTGATTGGTACCAGACTTCATTCGGCAGTGGCAATATCCTGCATTGTCATGGCTTTTTATGTCCTCTTTATAAAATGAACCCCACTGCTTCAGATGGACAACTGTTTAAATGAAGATGCTACGTTCTTTTGCTTCAGAGGACTGTACCTCTTAGCAGAATTCACACAGAACCTATACAGATGGCAAGAAGAAATTCTCCTGTGAAGTCTTGCTTGAGACCAAGGGAGTGTTGCTTAAATAGCAGCAATCTTCTGTGCTTCTAAGAGAGTTTCAACAAAAACCAAAAGATTGTTTTACGCACAGAATATTAAAATCAACATTACAGTCTATACAAGAGAAATATCACAGGTTTATGGCAAGTAGAAATGAGTGAGGTTTCTTCAGAGTCTGACATAATCTGGAAATGGAAAGGTTGCTCCTGGTGTTTCTTTTGTCCCCCAAATGTAGTAGCATTGAACGGATGtagatttgttttctttgattACTGCACTTTGAGCTTACTTCCCAAATTATTATAACATGAAGATGAGAAGAGTATATAAGATTCAATTATAACTGAAGATGAGAAACTAGCCAATGATAGAATAAAACATTTGTGCACTGTGAAATTCTTGAATTGAAGcataaaggaaacaaaat encodes:
- the TMEM167B gene encoding protein kish-B; the protein is MANVYSLDGLLVFGLLFVCTCAYFRKVPRLKAWLLSEKRGVWGVFYKAAVIGTRLHSAVAISCIVMAFYVLFIK